A section of the Carassius carassius chromosome 17, fCarCar2.1, whole genome shotgun sequence genome encodes:
- the brinp3a.1 gene encoding BMP/retinoic acid-inducible neural-specific protein 3, which produces MSCQCTDFRLAYLMSLWVCVVLSLHCWVLAPVAASHDAAGPFGWLLSDKGPFHHSQEFAEFVERYQQGFTTKYKIYREFGRWKVNSLALEREDNGVALPLDPEFMQTIRQLGRRPSLGAITENIIRKYGTHFLLSATLGGEEALTIFVDKRRLSRTADLTDSNGTAVTLEALHQLAASYFIDRESTLRKLHHLQIASTAIKVTETRTGPLGCSNYDNLDSVSSVLVQSPENKIHLQGLQAILPEYLRSRFVEAALSYIGCHSEGEFVCRDNDCWCKCSVDYPQCNCPSEDLTAMQDSLKLIRESWMQANQEFEESEDFQNFVRRLPTFYALNTSAVQYFWKMDPGVQQRFQLLETSTQQLLSKAHRIVGKLFKLCKRCRTQPKISVPRERPLSYWLRYILSIMYCSENNQIGSYMEETRTCSCHYEHPSCQGVIPCAVGDGPHCASCSYENRSRCASCNPGYMLSQGTCRNTIPDSTDNYIGFETDLQDMELRYLLQKKDGRISIHAMFISNDVRLNNWFDPSWRKRMLLTLKSNKFKSSHVHMLLGISLQICLTKNSTLEPVLSVYINPFGGSHSESWIMPIDQNNYPDWERTKLDIPLDCYNWTLTLGNKWKTFFETVHIYLRSRVKTGSAQGNGSVHFEPLEYMDSSRNLGYMKINSMQVFGYSMHFDPDAIQDLILQLDYPYTQGSQDSALLQLLEIRDRVNRLSPPGQQPLDLFACLLRHRLKLSTTDVVRIQTALQAFSAKQPNSKEYETTKLCS; this is translated from the exons AGAGTTTGGGCGCTGGAAGGTGAACAGCCTGGCTCTGGAGAGAGAGGACAATGGCGTGGCTCTACCCCTCGATCCAGAGTTCATGCAGACCATCAGACAGTTGGGCCGCAGACCCAGCCTCGGTGCCATTACCGAGAACATTATCAGGAAATATGGCACACACTTTCTGCTTTCAGCTACACTCGGAG GTGAGGAGGCGTTGACTATATTTGTGGACAAGAGGAGGCTAAGCCGGACGGCGGACCTGACTGACTCAAATGGCACGGCTGTGACTCTGGAGGCCCTGCACCAGCTGGCTGCCTCCTACTTCATAGACAGAGAGAGCACTCTGCGCAAACTGCATCACCTCCAGATTGCTTCTACTGCCATCAAG GTGACCGAAACAAGGACAGGCCCTCTTGGATGCAGTAACTATGACAACCTCGATTCTGTCAGTTCCGTTTTGGTTCAGAGTCCTGAAAACAAGATTCATCTACAAG GGCTTCAGGCCATTCTGCCAGAATACCTTAGGAGCAGATTCGTGGAGGCGGCTCTCAGTTATATTGGCTGCCACTCCGAGGGCGAGTTTGTGTGCCGGGATAATGACTGCTGGTGCAAATGCAGTGTTGATTATCCCCAGTGCAACTGTCCCAGTGAAGACCTGACGGCTATGCAGGACAGTCTGAAACTCATCAGAGAATCATGGATGCAAGCCAACCAAGAGTTTGAAGAGTCTG AGGACTTCCAAAATTTTGTGAGGAGATTACCAACGTTCTATGCTCTGAACACATCTGCTGTGCAGTACTTTTGGAAGATGGACCCTGGCGTTCAGCAACGGTTTCAACTGCTGGAGACTAGCACTCAACAGCTGCTCAGCAAAGCACACCGGATTGTCGGCAAACTCTTCAAACTCTGCAAAAGGTGTCGGACTCAGCCCAAAATATCTGTGCCCAGAGAGAG GCCTCTCAGCTACTGGCTGAGGTATATCCTCTCCATCATGTACTGCAGTGAGAACAATCAGATAGGCTCCTACATGGAGGAAACGCGGACCTGCTCCTGTCATTACGAGCACCCGTCCTGCCAGGGTGTTATCCCGTGCGCTGTAGGCGACGGCCCTCACTGCGCCTCCTGCTCCTACGAGAACCGCTCTCGCTGTGCCAGCTGCAATCCCGGCTACATGCTGAGCCAAGGGACCTGTAGGAATACCATCCCGGATTCTACCGACAACTACATTGGGTTCGAGACGGACCTTCAGGACATGGAGCTGCGCTATCTGCTGCAAAAGAAGGACGGGCGGATCAGTATTCATGCCATGTTCATAAGCAATGACGTCAGACTCAACAACTGGTTTGATCCCAGCTGGAGGAAGAGGATGCTGTTGACGCTAAAGAGCAACAAGTTCAAATCTAGCCACGTTCACATGCTCCTAGGGATCTCCCTGCAGATATGCCTTACTAAAAACAGCACCCTGGAACCTGTGCTGTCCGTCTACATCAATCCATTCGGAGGTAGTCATTCTGAGAGCTGGATCATGCCAATTGACCAGAACAATTACCCTGACTGGGAAAGGACCAAGTTAGACATCCCGCTTGACTGTTATAACTGGACCCTGACTCTGGGAAACAAGTGGAAGACCTTTTTTGAGACAGTACACATTTACCTTAGGAGCCGCGTCAAAACAGGATCGGCTCAAGGGAACGGCAGCGTCCATTTCGAGCCATTGGAATACATGGACTCGTCCCGTAACCTAGGCTACATGAAAATCAACAGTATGCAGGTGTTCGGATACAGTATGCACTTTGATCCGGATGCCATTCAGGACTTGATCCTGCAGCTGGACTACCCATACACGCAGGGCTCGCAGGACTCGGCCTTGCTCCAGCTGCTGGAGATCCGAGACCGGGTCAACCGACTCTCTCCACCGGGCCAGCAACCTCTGGATCTGTTCGCCTGCTTATTACGCCACCGTCTCAAACTCTCTACCACTGATGTGGTCCGAATCCAGACTGCTCTTCAGGCCTTCAGTGCCAAGCAGCCCAACTCAAAGGAGTATGAAACTACCAAACTATGTAGCTAA